CTCGCGAGCCTCGCCCGGTCCGTTGACAACGCAGCCCATGACAGCTACGGTCACTGGCTTGTCAATCTTCTCCAGCCTCTTCTCCACCTTCGCTGCAATTCCCCTGATGTCTATCTCGCACCTTCCGCAGGTCGGGCACGAAATGATATTGGGGCCCTTCTGCCTGAGTCCGAGAGATTTCAGGATCTCAAAAGCGACCTTCACTTCCTCGAGAGGATCGGCAGAAAGCGAAACCCTCATGGTATCACCTATGCCTTCAGAGAGGAGTATGCCGAGGCCGACGGAACTCTTTATCATCCCCGTGAAAAGCGGGCCCGCTTCTGATATGCCGATGTGAAGGGGATATCTGAATCTTCGGGTAAAGAGTCTGTACGCATCAACCGTCATCGGAACGTTTGACGCCTTGAGAGAAACCTTTATGTCCCTGAACCTCAGCCCTTCAAGGATCTCTATATGTTCCGCTGCACTCTCGACAAGGGCTTCTGGAACGGGATGACCGTATTTTTCGACGAGCCTCTTCGGCAGGGAACCGGCATTCACACCGATCCTTATGGGGATTGCCCTGTCTGAGGCAGCCGAAACGACCTCGGCCACCTTCCACCGTGTGCCGATGTTGCCGGGATTGATCCTCAGGCCGTCAACTCCCTGACGAATCGCTTCGAGCGCCAGCCTCCAGTCAAAGTGGATGTCGGCAATGACGGGGATCGAGACCGACCTTTTGATCCTCCCGAGAGCCTTTGCCGCTTCCAGATCCGGCACTGCGATCCTTATGATTTCGCAGCCGCTCCCTGCGAGAGCCCTTATCTGCTTCACCGTTGATTTTACATCTCTCGTATCAGTCTTTGTCATAGATTGGACGGAGATGGGGTTATTACCTCCGATGGCCACGCTACCGACGTGGATCACTCTCGTCTTCTTTCTCTGCTTTATCACGCGCATAGAGCCTCCTGCTGCCTCACCGGCAGAGAGAATTCACCCTCCTGTCCTTAACCTTCTCTTTGTATCCTCTTCTTATCCCTGTAAGCCCTTACTGCCTCGGCATGCTGGCTGAGTGTCTCAGAAAAATTATGGGTGCCGTCATTGTTCGAAACGAAATACAGGTAAGGGACGTCTGCGGGGTGAAGGGCAGCAATGATTGATTTAAGACCGGGAGATGCGATAGGGCCGGGAGGGAGCCCCTTGATCACATAGGTGTTATACGGTGTCTTCGTGAAGAGATCATTCCGCGTTATCTTCTCTCGTGCTGCCTTTATCCCGTATATTGCAGTCGGGTCTGCCTGGAGGGGCATGTTCTTCTTTAGACGGTTAAAATATACGGCTGCTATAAGAGGTCTTTCGTCATCGGCAACAGCCTCTTTTTCTATAATTGAAGCCATGGTCAGGAGGTCCTTCTCGGAAATATCGAGTTCGAGGGTCCTCGCCATCATGTCATCATCATAGGATTCCCTCAGCCTGTTCACCATCATTGATAATACCTCTTTCATCTCAAGGCCCTTTGGAAACCGGTACGTATCCGGGAATAGATAACCCTCGAGGGAAGGCGCGTCAATATCAAAGGAATCGAGGAATTCCCTATCCGTGCATAACCGGCGAAATTCGACTCCGTCCATCGCCGGAAGCGCAGAGAACTTTTCACCTATTTCCCGCAGGGAATCGCCGGGGACCACCGTTATTTCATACTCAATGATTTTGCCTGACCGTATTGCATTGAATATCCCGAGAGGGCTCATACTTCCCCAGAGGGAATAATAACCTGCCTTCACCTTCCGGTCTATACCGGTTACCCTCCCGAGAACGTGGAATACCCACTTGTCCCTCACCAATCCCCTCTGGGCAAGGGCCTCGACCACTTGCCGGTACGTCGCTCCCCGCTCGATCTCGAACTCGATCGCCTTGTTTCCGAAAGGAAGAGGG
The sequence above is a segment of the Thermodesulfovibrionales bacterium genome. Coding sequences within it:
- the ispG gene encoding flavodoxin-dependent (E)-4-hydroxy-3-methylbut-2-enyl-diphosphate synthase translates to MRVIKQRKKTRVIHVGSVAIGGNNPISVQSMTKTDTRDVKSTVKQIRALAGSGCEIIRIAVPDLEAAKALGRIKRSVSIPVIADIHFDWRLALEAIRQGVDGLRINPGNIGTRWKVAEVVSAASDRAIPIRIGVNAGSLPKRLVEKYGHPVPEALVESAAEHIEILEGLRFRDIKVSLKASNVPMTVDAYRLFTRRFRYPLHIGISEAGPLFTGMIKSSVGLGILLSEGIGDTMRVSLSADPLEEVKVAFEILKSLGLRQKGPNIISCPTCGRCEIDIRGIAAKVEKRLEKIDKPVTVAVMGCVVNGPGEAREADIGIAGGKGFGLLFRKGKVVKKVSEDNLLDELLGEIEG
- the mltG gene encoding endolytic transglycosylase MltG, which translates into the protein MRRNLVVITISLLFLFLSYSVAEMLFPLPFGNKAIEFEIERGATYRQVVEALAQRGLVRDKWVFHVLGRVTGIDRKVKAGYYSLWGSMSPLGIFNAIRSGKIIEYEITVVPGDSLREIGEKFSALPAMDGVEFRRLCTDREFLDSFDIDAPSLEGYLFPDTYRFPKGLEMKEVLSMMVNRLRESYDDDMMARTLELDISEKDLLTMASIIEKEAVADDERPLIAAVYFNRLKKNMPLQADPTAIYGIKAAREKITRNDLFTKTPYNTYVIKGLPPGPIASPGLKSIIAALHPADVPYLYFVSNNDGTHNFSETLSQHAEAVRAYRDKKRIQREG